Proteins from a single region of Mus pahari chromosome 2, PAHARI_EIJ_v1.1, whole genome shotgun sequence:
- the Lrrn1 gene encoding leucine-rich repeat neuronal protein 1: MARLSTGKAACQMVLGLLITSLTESSILNSECPQLCVCEIRPWFTPQSTYREATTVDCNDLRLTKIPGNLSSDTQVLLLQSNNIAKTVDELQQLFNLTELDFSQNNFTNIKEVGLANLTQLTTLHLEENQISEMTDYCLQDLSNLQELYINHNQISTISANAFSGLKNLLRLHLNSNKLKVIDSRWFDSTPNLEILMIGENPVIGILDMNFRPLSNLRSLVLAGMYLTDVPGNALVGLDSLESLSFYDNKLIKVPQLALQKVPNLKFLDLNKNPIHKIQEGDFKNMLRLKELGINNMGELVSVDRYALDNLPELTKLEATNNPKLSYIHRLAFRSVPALESLMLNNNALNAVYQKTVESLPNLREISIHSNPLRCDCVIHWINSNKTNIRFMEPLSMFCAMPPEYRGQQVKEVLIQDSSEQCLPMISHDTFPNHLNMDVGTTLFLDCRAMAEPEPEIYWVTPVGNKITVETLSDKYKLSSEGTLEIENIQIEDSGRYTCVAQNVQGADTRVATIKVNGTLLDGAQVLKIYVKQTESHSILVSWKVNSNVMTSNLKWSSATMKIDNPHITYTARVPVDVHEYNLTHLQPSTDYEVCLTVSNIHQQTQKSCVNVTTKTAAFALDISDHETSTALAAVMGSMFAVISLASIAIYIAKRFKRKNYHHSLKKYMQKTSSIPLNELYPPLINLWEGDSDKDKDGSADTKPTQVDTSRSYYMW; the protein is encoded by the coding sequence ATGGCCAGATTGAGCACTGGGAAAGCAGCTTGCCAGATGGTGCTGGGCTTGCTGATAACTTCATTAACTGAATCTTCCATACTGAATAGTGAGTGTCCCCAGCTTTGTGTTTGTGAAATTCGTCCTTGGTTTACCCCACAGTCTACCTACAGAGAAGCCACCACCGTTGACTGTAATGACCTCCGCCTAACAAAGATCCCTGGCAACCTCTCTAGTGACACACAAGTGCTTCTTTTACAGAGCAATAACATCGCCAAGACCGTGGATGAGCTGCAGCAGCTCTTCAACTTGACGGAGCTGGATTTCTCCCAGAACAACTTTACAAACATCAAAGAGGTCGGGCTGGCAAACTTGACCCAGCTCACAACCCTGCATCTAGAGGAAAATCAGATTTCAGAGATGACGGATTACTGTCTGCAAGACCTCAGCAACCTTCAAGAACTCTACATCAACCATAACCAGATCAGCACAATCTCTGCCAACGCCTTTTCTGGCTTGAAAAATCTCTTAAGGTTGCACCTGAATTCCAATAAGTTGAAAGTGATCGATAGCCGCTGGTTTGATTCCACCCCCAACCTGGAAATTCTCATGATTGGGGAAAACCCTGTGATTGGAATCCTGGACATGAACTTCAGACCTCTCTCTAACCTGAGAAGCCTAGTTTTAGCAGGAATGTACCTCACTGATGTTCCCGGAAACGCCTTGGTAGGCTTGGATAGCCTCGAGAGCCTGTCTTTCTATGACAACAAACTGATCAAAGTCCCTCAACTTGCCCTGCAGAAAGTTCCAAATTTGAAATTCTTAGACCTCAATAAAAATCCTATTCACAAAATCCAAGAAGGGGACTTTAAAAATATGCTTCGGTTGAAAGAACTGGGAATCAACAACATGGGAGAGCTGGTTTCGGTGGACCGCTATGCCCTGGATAACTTGCCAGAATTAACAAAGCTCGAAGCAACCAATAACCCCAAACTGTCATACATCCACCGTTTGGCTTTCCGGAGTGTCCCGGCTCTAGAAAGCTTAATGTTGAACAACAACGCCTTGAATGCCGTATACCAGAAAACAGTGGAATCTCTTCCCAATCTGCGTGAGATCAGTATCCACAGCAACCCCCTGAGGTGTGACTGTGTCATCCACTGGATCAACTCCAACAAAACCAACATTCGCTTCATGGAGCCCCTCTCCATGTTCTGTGCCATGCCTCCGGAATACAGGGGGCAGCAGGTGAAGGAGGTCCTAATCCAGGACTCAAGTGAGCAGTGCCTCCCGATGATATCGCATGACACATTCCCAAATCATCTAAACATGGACGTTGGTACAACACTTTTCCTAGACTGTCGGGCCATGGCCGAGCCAGAACCAGAGATTTACTGGGTCACTCCCGTTGGAAATAAGATAACCGTGGAAACTCTTTCAGACAAATACAAGCTGAGTAGTGAGGGTACCTTGGAGATCGAAAACATACAGATTGAAGACTCAGGAAGGTACACTTGTGTTGCCCAGAATGTCCAAGGAGCAGACACTCGAGTGGCAACAATCAAGGTTAATGGAACCCTTCTAGATGGTGCCCAGGTGCTGAAAATATATGTCAAACAGACAGAATCTCATTCGATTTTAGTATCCTGGAAAGTTAATTCCAATGTCATGACATCAAACTTGAAATGGTCCTCTGCCACTATGAAGATCGACAACCCCCATATAACATACACAGCCAGGGTGCCGGTAGATGTTCATGAATATAACCTAACACATCTGCAGCCTTCTACGGATTATGAAGTATGTCTAACAGTGTCCAACATCCATCAGCAGACTCAAAAGTCCTGTGTCAATGTCACAACCAAAACCGCTGCCTTCGCCCTGGACATCTCTGACCATGAAACGAGCACAGCCCTTGCTGCTGTCATGGGGTCCATGTTCGCCGTCATCAGTCTAGCATCCATCGCTATTTACATTGCAAAAAGGTTTAAGAGGAAAAATTACCACCATTCACTTAAAAAGTATATGCAAAAAACCTCGTCCATCCCACTGAACGAGCTGTACCCCCCACTCATTAACCTCTGGGAAGGTGACAGTGACAAGGACAAAGATGGTTCGGCAGACACCAAGCCAACCCAGGTCGACACATCCAGAAGCTATTACATGTGGTAA